Proteins encoded together in one [Chlorobium] sp. 445 window:
- a CDS encoding NADPH:quinone reductase, whose product MRAIVVEKYGGVGELKCQERPVPSLKANEALVRLHAIGVNYIDVYHRTGLYPQTLPFILGMEGAGVVEAIGENVTLVKEGDRVAYTGRLGTYAEYHAVPEAQLVQLPQSLSFEQGAAAMLQGMTAHYLATTTYPLKQTDTALIHAAAGGVGLLLVQLAKMRSARVIATVSTEEKAAQAKKAGADEVIIYSTQDFVSETRRLTANEGVDVVYDSVGRDTFEGSLSVLKPRGMFVSFGNASGLIPPFSPLLLSQRGSLFMTRPALAHYTATREELLWRAHEIFSWIQNGALKLFIYARLPLNQAKDAHQLLEERKTIGKVLLEP is encoded by the coding sequence ATGAGAGCTATCGTGGTAGAAAAGTATGGCGGCGTAGGAGAATTAAAATGTCAAGAGCGTCCCGTGCCGTCCCTCAAAGCAAACGAAGCACTGGTTAGGTTGCATGCAATCGGCGTCAATTACATTGATGTTTATCATCGTACAGGGCTGTATCCACAAACCTTACCGTTTATTCTGGGGATGGAGGGCGCTGGCGTCGTAGAAGCTATCGGAGAAAATGTAACTCTTGTGAAAGAAGGCGACCGTGTTGCCTATACAGGTCGACTCGGTACCTATGCAGAGTATCATGCTGTGCCAGAAGCGCAATTGGTGCAATTGCCTCAATCACTCTCGTTTGAGCAAGGCGCCGCAGCAATGCTACAAGGTATGACCGCACACTATCTTGCCACAACGACCTACCCACTAAAACAAACCGATACCGCACTGATTCATGCTGCAGCAGGCGGCGTAGGATTGCTGCTAGTTCAACTTGCAAAAATGCGCAGTGCACGTGTTATCGCCACGGTCTCCACCGAAGAAAAAGCCGCACAAGCAAAAAAAGCAGGGGCAGATGAGGTCATCATATATTCCACGCAAGACTTTGTGTCTGAAACCAGAAGGCTCACGGCAAACGAAGGCGTAGATGTCGTGTATGATTCCGTAGGCAGAGATACATTTGAAGGGAGCTTGAGCGTACTTAAACCACGAGGAATGTTCGTCTCATTTGGCAATGCAAGTGGCTTGATTCCGCCGTTCAGCCCACTTCTACTGAGTCAAAGAGGATCGCTATTTATGACTCGCCCTGCGCTAGCACACTACACCGCTACACGTGAGGAACTCTTGTGGCGAGCTCATGAAATTTTCTCCTGGATTCAAAACGGTGCATTAAAGCTATTTATCTATGCACGCTTACCGCTGAACCAAGCCAAAGATGCCCACCAACTGCTTGAAGAGCGTAAAACCATTGGAAAAGTTTTGCTTGAGCCCTGA
- a CDS encoding AMP-dependent synthetase, which translates to MNKDLIFNTHMSHAVIIDGQTYLPTNYLVKYSNILELLTEQTKRYRNDIFITFYASGGVAMRYTYEEFQRKVFQTANYLRAQGLIEESRVATVSHNHIDTVVQYFAAWCAGMTVVPINVGETPERIKYILENAGVQLAFVRDEYLPMIQNLGLDLTLLASSDFEQTISAFPDEFGQAQIIDTRAKPRETVDETRATYADLETEALIVYTSGTTGLPKGVVLTQYNLLVDADAIATWHGLKEGDVMMCVLPIHHVNGIVVTLITPLYYGGAVVLNQKFQTETFFERIATEKVKIVSVVPTLLQFLLHANIDLSKYNLMHFSHFICGAGPLTVELAMAFEKRYGLKIIHGYGLSETTCYSCFLPLDLSEEEHQKWLSEFGFPSIGVPIPPNEMAIFNNRGEKVREGWRGEIVIRGHNVMKGYYQNEEANVKAFEKGWFHSGDEGFFKTDEKGRKFFFITGRIKELIIRGGVNISPFEIDEVLCSIEGVKAAIAVGFENDWYGEEVGALVQLKDGATLTGEEIIKKCAEKLPFNKCPKVVLFSNEIPVTSTGKYQRNKVKDLFKQWKNVQFKQN; encoded by the coding sequence ATGAACAAAGACCTGATTTTCAATACCCATATGTCGCATGCCGTCATCATTGACGGACAAACTTACTTGCCGACAAACTACTTGGTCAAATACAGCAATATCCTTGAACTGCTCACGGAGCAAACAAAGCGATATCGCAACGACATCTTCATTACGTTTTATGCCAGTGGTGGCGTAGCGATGCGCTACACATACGAAGAATTTCAGCGCAAAGTCTTTCAAACGGCAAACTACTTGCGTGCGCAAGGCTTGATTGAAGAAAGCCGTGTGGCAACAGTGTCGCACAACCATATTGATACCGTGGTACAGTATTTTGCCGCATGGTGCGCGGGTATGACGGTTGTGCCCATCAATGTTGGCGAAACCCCAGAGCGCATTAAGTACATTCTGGAAAATGCAGGTGTGCAACTGGCGTTTGTACGCGATGAATACTTGCCAATGATTCAAAACTTAGGGCTTGACCTGACTCTTCTTGCCTCAAGCGATTTTGAGCAAACCATTTCTGCCTTCCCAGACGAGTTTGGACAAGCTCAAATTATTGACACACGCGCTAAGCCAAGAGAAACTGTAGATGAAACACGTGCCACCTACGCTGACCTTGAAACCGAAGCACTCATTGTCTACACCAGCGGTACGACAGGATTGCCTAAAGGCGTCGTGCTCACGCAGTATAACTTGCTGGTCGATGCTGATGCCATTGCGACATGGCACGGCTTAAAAGAGGGCGATGTCATGATGTGTGTCTTGCCGATTCATCATGTTAATGGCATAGTCGTTACGCTGATAACCCCGCTGTATTACGGCGGTGCTGTTGTATTAAATCAAAAATTTCAGACGGAGACATTTTTTGAGCGCATTGCAACGGAAAAAGTAAAAATCGTGAGCGTGGTGCCAACTTTGTTGCAATTTCTATTGCATGCAAACATTGATCTTTCTAAGTACAACCTGATGCATTTTAGCCATTTTATTTGCGGCGCTGGACCGCTCACGGTAGAACTTGCAATGGCATTCGAGAAGCGCTACGGCTTGAAAATTATTCATGGCTATGGCTTATCGGAAACAACCTGCTATTCTTGCTTCTTACCACTAGATTTGAGCGAAGAAGAGCATCAAAAGTGGCTCAGCGAGTTTGGCTTCCCCTCTATTGGTGTGCCGATACCGCCAAACGAAATGGCAATTTTTAATAACCGTGGCGAAAAAGTACGTGAAGGATGGCGCGGTGAAATCGTTATTCGTGGACATAATGTCATGAAAGGCTATTATCAAAATGAAGAAGCAAATGTTAAGGCATTTGAAAAAGGTTGGTTTCACAGCGGCGATGAAGGATTTTTCAAAACCGATGAAAAAGGTAGAAAATTCTTTTTCATTACAGGGCGAATTAAAGAACTAATTATTCGTGGCGGTGTTAATATCTCACCATTTGAAATTGACGAAGTGCTTTGTAGCATCGAGGGCGTTAAAGCGGCAATTGCTGTAGGATTTGAAAACGATTGGTATGGCGAAGAGGTCGGCGCACTGGTTCAACTTAAAGATGGCGCAACACTCACAGGCGAGGAAATTATTAAAAAGTGTGCTGAAAAATTGCCATTCAACAAATGTCCAAAAGTCGTGCTCTTCAGCAATGAAATTCCAGTAACTTCAACAGGAAAATATCAACGCAATAAAGTCAAAGATTTATTTAAGCAGTGGAAAAACGTGCAGTTTAAGCAGAATTAA
- a CDS encoding NAD(P)-dependent oxidoreductase, whose protein sequence is MSLKDKVVLITGASAGIGRATAQVFAREGASLALGARRKDRLEALASDLHHHYGVRVLPLTLDVTRAESCSAFINESIKAFGKIDVLINNAGLARGVDKISDVKEVDMREVFETNVYGLLRLSQLALREMLPRNSGHIINLGSVAGHMPYEGGSVYCASKFSVRAISEVLRLELLGTNIRVSLISPGLVETEFSLVRYRGDSDKAGQVYRGMTPLTGEDIAECVLFVASRPAHVDIDEIVVRPVAQAGLKVHRAP, encoded by the coding sequence ATGTCGCTCAAAGATAAAGTTGTTCTTATCACAGGTGCGAGCGCCGGTATTGGGCGAGCTACAGCTCAAGTTTTTGCGCGTGAAGGCGCATCACTGGCGCTCGGTGCGCGGCGCAAGGACAGACTGGAGGCACTTGCCTCTGACCTTCATCATCACTATGGCGTTCGGGTTCTACCTCTCACCCTTGATGTAACTCGTGCTGAGAGTTGCTCAGCCTTTATCAATGAATCTATTAAAGCTTTTGGCAAGATCGATGTGCTCATCAACAATGCTGGTCTGGCACGCGGCGTCGACAAAATCTCTGATGTCAAAGAAGTGGATATGCGTGAAGTGTTTGAAACGAATGTCTATGGTCTGTTGCGGCTCTCTCAACTGGCGCTAAGAGAGATGCTACCACGAAACAGCGGACACATCATCAACTTGGGCAGTGTAGCTGGTCATATGCCTTATGAAGGTGGCAGCGTCTATTGTGCCTCAAAATTTAGTGTCAGAGCTATTTCTGAAGTCTTGCGCCTCGAGTTGCTTGGGACTAACATCCGTGTCAGCCTGATTTCTCCCGGACTTGTTGAAACTGAATTCAGCCTCGTGCGTTACCGTGGCGATAGCGATAAAGCAGGACAAGTCTATCGTGGTATGACGCCGCTCACAGGAGAGGATATTGCAGAGTGTGTTTTGTTTGTTGCATCGCGTCCTGCACATGTAGACATTGATGAAATCGTTGTGCGTCCAGTTGCACAAGCTGGATTGAAAGTGCATCGCGCACCATGA